In one Procambarus clarkii isolate CNS0578487 chromosome 87, FALCON_Pclarkii_2.0, whole genome shotgun sequence genomic region, the following are encoded:
- the LOC138358898 gene encoding adhesive plaque matrix protein-like translates to MARWKSPLTPPTMWHLCGATYTTDTTYSATYTTGTTYSATYTTDTTYSATYTTYSATYTTYSATYTTDTTYSATYTTYSATYTTYSATYTTDTTYSATYTTDTTYSATYTTYSATYTTYSATYTTDTTYSATYTTGTTYSATYTTDTTYSATYTTDTTYSATYTTDTTYSATYTTDTTYSATYTTGTTYSATYTTDTTYSATYTTDTTYSATYTTGTTYSATYTTDTTYSATYTTDTTYSATYTTGSG, encoded by the coding sequence ATGGCACGTTGGaaatcaccactgacaccacctactATGTGGCACCTATGTGGTGCCAcatacaccactgacaccacctacaGTGCCACatacaccactggcaccacctacAGTGCCAcatacaccactgacaccacctacaGTGCCACATACACCACCTACAGTGCCACATACACCACCTACAGTGCCAcatacaccactgacaccacctacaGTGCCACATACACCACCTACAGTGCCACATACACCACCTACAGTGCCAcatacaccactgacaccacctacaGTGCCAcatacaccactgacaccacctacaGTGCCACATACACCACCTACAGTGCCACATACACCACCTACAGTGCCAcatacaccactgacaccacctacaGTGCCACatacaccactggcaccacctacAGTGCCAcatacaccactgacaccacctacaGTGCCAcatacaccactgacaccacctacaGTGCCAcatacaccactgacaccacctacaGTGCCAcatacaccactgacaccacctacaGTGCCACatacaccactggcaccacctacAGTGCCAcatacaccactgacaccacctacaGTGCCAcatacaccactgacaccacctacaGTGCCACatacaccactggcaccacctacAGTGCCAcatacaccactgacaccacctacaGTGCCAcatacaccactgacaccacctacaGTGCCACATACACCACTGGCAGTGGTTAA